The Theobroma cacao cultivar B97-61/B2 chromosome 2, Criollo_cocoa_genome_V2, whole genome shotgun sequence genome includes the window AACTTTGagttaaaacttaaaactacTCAAACCCAAAATGCTACTTCTGATTTCGTACACTGCATCAGAGCAACCTGTTGGCTTCCTAACGTACTTATCCTTTCTCTTGATTGCAGCTAAGATTATGGCTCCAGCACCAGTCTCATTCACATCTGTTACCAGGTATTTTCCATTGTTTGCAGCCTCAGTGTACACAAATTAGAATGCTGTCAGCAATTCTTTAATCTAAGTTTTTGGCCCTTTGGAAGCAGAGATGGTGAAGAAACATACGCTGACATCGATTGGGACCAACTTGGTTTTGCTCTAACTCCGGCAGATTACATGTATGTAATGAAATGCTCTAACAAAGAGAACTTTCCACAAGGACAGCTTGTTTGCTATGGTAATATTGAGATAAGCCCATTCTCTGCAGTTCTGAATTATGGACAGGTGAGCACGGTcaaattaacttgtaatgAAAGTCTTATCTCAAACTATTAATCCTGACAAAACCCAAATCCCGGGTTGTGGCATCAGGGATTGATTGAAGGTCTAAAGGCATACAGGACAGAAAATGGTGGAGTTTTGCTCTTTCGGCCAGATGAGAACGCTAAGCGCATGCAAATGGGTGCACAAAGAGTGTGCTTGCCATCCCCATCTGTTGAGCAATTTGTTGAAGCCATAAAGCAAACTGTCCTTGCCAATAAGCGTTGGATAATAGAAAGAGCCTCCCCTCCTTAAGTTAGCTATCACTTCTATTGTAGCTAGtcctttgttttttcattCACAGTATGTGCTTTGATTGGAACTAGGTGCCTCCGCATGGAAAAGGGTCATTGTATCTTAGGCCTCTGCTGATGGGAAGTGGACCTGTTTTGGGACTTGTTCCTGCTCCTGAATGCACTTTTATGATATCTGGCACTCCCATTGGGAACCACTTCTTGGTAGGTTCTATATTGGGAATTCATATCTGGACCTAAGAAACAATCAATCCTCACTCAAAATTGCCTAATTAGTTCTGGATTTTGGTATAACGTGCATTTCAGACCAATCACGGCGCTGCAAACTTGTATATTGAGGATAAGCTTCCCCGTGCTTCTCCTGGTGGAACTGGAAGCATCAAAAGTATCACCAATTACTCACCTGTAAGTTTGAATTCCACAAAGAAACTAAAAAACCATGGTAGATTTGTCCGTTGACTGCGATCAGTCAGTTCTAATTTGACTAAGCTAATTGCTATAGGTTTTCGAAGCAGTATCTCAAGCCAAAGCCAAAGGATTCTCTGATGTCCTGTTTTTGGATGCAGCAACTGGAAAATGCATTGAGGAAGTTTCTTCATCTAACGTCTTTATTGTCAAGGTATAACATAGCCTACTTGTCAAGACTCTTATTGCAAAGACTTTTCCA containing:
- the LOC18607289 gene encoding branched-chain-amino-acid aminotransferase 6; amino-acid sequence: MLLLISYTASEQPVGFLTYLSFLLIAAKIMAPAPVSFTSVTRDGEETYADIDWDQLGFALTPADYMYVMKCSNKENFPQGQLVCYGNIEISPFSAVLNYGQGLIEGLKAYRTENGGVLLFRPDENAKRMQMGAQRVCLPSPSVEQFVEAIKQTVLANKRWVPPHGKGSLYLRPLLMGSGPVLGLVPAPECTFMISGTPIGNHFLTNHGAANLYIEDKLPRASPGGTGSIKSITNYSPVFEAVSQAKAKGFSDVLFLDAATGKCIEEVSSSNVFIVKGNVISTPPINGTVLPGITRKSIMELALDMGYQVEEGNIPVEDLMSADEVFCTGTVVIVTPVGSITYQDTRAEYKTGEGTVCNKLRATLSGIQMGLIQDKKGWTVALD